In Zea mays cultivar B73 chromosome 7, Zm-B73-REFERENCE-NAM-5.0, whole genome shotgun sequence, the following proteins share a genomic window:
- the LOC100383356 gene encoding uncharacterized protein isoform X5: MPIHHSLEQSPPQDQAQKQRSSSLTSHPIIEAGGALHAPKKLRIDVRQDELQQQLIQRLLHGQGSLHLQGQQNPQLQALIQQHNLAHMQQRQQQLLQSFAQTQPSQIGIPHQPQLPPSLAQPGIAVPVRTPVNNGLCSRRLMQYLYHKRRRPENNPITYWRKLVEEYFAPTARERWCVSSYEKRANASVSTAQTAQDVWRCDICKTHGAKGYESTYEVLPRLCQIRFDHGVIDEYLFLDMTKPNEFQLPNGLMVLEHTKVVQKSVYEHLHVIHEGHLRIIFTPELKIMSWEFCSRRHEEYITRRVLAPKVNNLLQVAQKFQTAATENGPAGVSNNDAQTICNMFVAASRQLAKNLEHHTLNEHGLSKRYVRCLQISEVVNNMKDLIEFTNRNNFGPIEGLKNYPKPNVSELPGQNPRETKQTTAAGGLPNDQNNTEAMGTKQETSARVDNGASVAGAVGNSAPQNAAALNGYQNLPRSSSANQSQLQQGASGAFKGPAATRNGMQMEASRSFCGPNQVQLARFQHPGSFQHPMPQHNNLQGLGLQNNHRGLGVSPQYQQHALNQLIQEVKNAKRHTLPQQPPLDIPNISSGITSGGANTNSAGTGDQGQRMAVNGAATIYTGPTSVINNSTARSNNFKSVSSNLAVAAAPAGGNAATLKAKPFHEFDDLEHLIANELVGSGLLNGNELAWNS, encoded by the exons ATGCCAATTCATCATTCTCTGGAG CAAAGTCCACCCCAAGACCAGGCGCAAAAGCAGAGGTCTTCAAGTCTAACATCACATCCTATTATTGAGGCTGGTGGTGCATTGCATGCTCCAAAGAAATTAAGAATTGATGTTAGGCAAGATGAACTGCAGCAACAGCTGATTCAGCGTCTGCTCCATGGTCAGGGTTCTCTTCATCTCCAGGGGCAACAGAACCCACAGCTTCAAGCTTTGATCCAGCAGCATAATCTGGCACATATgcagcagaggcagcagcagctgctGCAATCATTTGCTCAGACACAACCATCTCAAATTGGCATTCCTCATCAGCCTCAGCTTCCGCCATCACTAGCACAGCCTGGAATAGCTGTACCTGTTAGGACTCCTGTCAACAATGGCCTTTGTTCCCGCAGGCTAATGCAGTATTTATATCACAAGCGTCGTCGTCCGGAG AATAATCCCATAACATATTGGAGGAAGCTTGTTGAGGAATATTTTGCACCAACAGCAAGAGAAAGATGGTGTGTGTCATCTTACGAAAAGAGAGCGAATGCTTCAGTTTCTACTGCACAAACGGCTCAG GACGTGTGGCGATGTGACATATGCAAAACACATGGTGCAAAAGGATATG AATCTACCTATGAAGTGCTTCCTAGACTCTGTCAAATTAGATTTGATCATGGTGTTATAGACGAATACCTATTCCTTGACATGACCAAGCCCAACGAATTCCAATTGCCTAATGGACTAATGGTGCTGGAGCATACAAAAGTTGTTCAAAAGAGCGTTTATGAACACCTACATGTTATACATGAGGGGCATTTGAGAATCATATTCACACCAGAATTAAAG ATCATGTCATGGGAGTTCTGTTCACGACGACATGAAGAGTATATCACTCGCCGGGTTCTGGCACCGAAG GTCAATAATTTGCTACAGGTTGCCCAGAAATTCCAAACCGCTGCCACTGAAAATGGTCCTGCTGGGGTTTCAAATAATGATGCACAAACCATTTGCAACAT GTTTGTGGCTGCATCACGACAACTAGCGAAGAATCTGGAGCACCACACCTTGAATGAACATGGCCTTTCTAAACGATATGTTCGCTGCCTGCAG ATATCGGAGGTGGTGAATAACATGAAGGACTTGATTGAGTTCACCAACAGAAACAATTTTGGTCCTATAG AGGGCCTGAAGAATTATCCAAAACCAAATGTGTCGGAGCTTCCAGGACAGAATCCGCGTGAGACAAAACAAACAACGGCTGCTGGTGGTCTTCCGAATGACCAGAACAACACCGAAGCTATGGGTACCAAACAAGAAACAAGCGCTCGTGTGGACAACGGAGCTTCTGTTGCTGGAGCCGTCGGTAATAGTGCTCCGCAGAACGCTGCAGCACTAAACGGTTACCAAAATTTACCGAGAAGCTCCAGCGCAAATCAGAGTCAGCTTCAGCAGGGGGCATCCGGTGCCTTCAAAGGTCCTGCCGCGACGCGCAATGGCATGCAGATGGAAGCATCTAGGTCCTTCTGTGGACCTAACCAAGTGCAGCTAGCACGATTCCAACATCCTGGGTCATTTCAGCACCCAATGCCCCAGCACAACAACCTCCAGGGCTTGGGGTTGCAAAACAATCACCGGGGCCTGGGCGTGAGCCCACAGTATCAGCAGCATGCTTTAAATCAGCTGATTCAAGAAGTTAAGAACGCTAAAAGGCACACACTGCCACAGCAACCACCTCTAGATATCCCTAACATAAGCAGTGGTATCACATCAGGAGGTGCTAACACCAACAGTGCTGGTACAGGAGATCAGGGACAGCGCATGGCCGTAAATGGTGCTGCCACCATCTATACCGGGCCTACTAGTGTGATCAATAACAGCACAGCCAGAAGTAACAATTTCAAGTCGGTAAGCAGCAATCTGGCTGttgctgctgctcctgctggaGGCAATGCCGCGACTTTGAAGGCCAAGCCCTTCCATGAATTTGATGACCTGGAGCATCTCATCGCTAATGAATTGGTGGGGAGCGGGCTGCTCAACGGTAACGAGTTGGCGTGGAACAGTTGA
- the LOC100383356 gene encoding uncharacterized protein isoform X7: MQQRQQQLLQSFAQTQPSQIGIPHQPQLPPSLAQPGIAVPVRTPVNNGLCSRRLMQYLYHKRRRPENNPITYWRKLVEEYFAPTARERWCVSSYEKRANASVSTAQTAQDVWRCDICKTHGAKGYESTYEVLPRLCQIRFDHGVIDEYLFLDMTKPNEFQLPNGLMVLEHTKVVQKSVYEHLHVIHEGHLRIIFTPELKIMSWEFCSRRHEEYITRRVLAPKVNNLLQVAQKFQTAATENGPAGVSNNDAQTICNMFVAASRQLAKNLEHHTLNEHGLSKRYVRCLQISEVVNNMKDLIEFTNRNNFGPIEGLKNYPKPNVSELPGQNPRETKQTTAAGGLPNDQNNTEAMGTKQETSARVDNGASVAGAVGNSAPQNAAALNGYQNLPRSSSANQSQLQQGASGAFKGPAATRNGMQMEASRSFCGPNQVQLARFQHPGSFQHPMPQHNNLQGLGLQNNHRGLGVSPQYQQHALNQLIQEVKNAKRHTLPQQPPLDIPNISSGITSGGANTNSAGTGDQGQRMAVNGAATIYTGPTSVINNSTARSNNFKSVSSNLAVAAAPAGGNAATLKAKPFHEFDDLEHLIANELVGSGLLNGNELAWNS, from the exons ATgcagcagaggcagcagcagctgctGCAATCATTTGCTCAGACACAACCATCTCAAATTGGCATTCCTCATCAGCCTCAGCTTCCGCCATCACTAGCACAGCCTGGAATAGCTGTACCTGTTAGGACTCCTGTCAACAATGGCCTTTGTTCCCGCAGGCTAATGCAGTATTTATATCACAAGCGTCGTCGTCCGGAG AATAATCCCATAACATATTGGAGGAAGCTTGTTGAGGAATATTTTGCACCAACAGCAAGAGAAAGATGGTGTGTGTCATCTTACGAAAAGAGAGCGAATGCTTCAGTTTCTACTGCACAAACGGCTCAG GACGTGTGGCGATGTGACATATGCAAAACACATGGTGCAAAAGGATATG AATCTACCTATGAAGTGCTTCCTAGACTCTGTCAAATTAGATTTGATCATGGTGTTATAGACGAATACCTATTCCTTGACATGACCAAGCCCAACGAATTCCAATTGCCTAATGGACTAATGGTGCTGGAGCATACAAAAGTTGTTCAAAAGAGCGTTTATGAACACCTACATGTTATACATGAGGGGCATTTGAGAATCATATTCACACCAGAATTAAAG ATCATGTCATGGGAGTTCTGTTCACGACGACATGAAGAGTATATCACTCGCCGGGTTCTGGCACCGAAG GTCAATAATTTGCTACAGGTTGCCCAGAAATTCCAAACCGCTGCCACTGAAAATGGTCCTGCTGGGGTTTCAAATAATGATGCACAAACCATTTGCAACAT GTTTGTGGCTGCATCACGACAACTAGCGAAGAATCTGGAGCACCACACCTTGAATGAACATGGCCTTTCTAAACGATATGTTCGCTGCCTGCAG ATATCGGAGGTGGTGAATAACATGAAGGACTTGATTGAGTTCACCAACAGAAACAATTTTGGTCCTATAG AGGGCCTGAAGAATTATCCAAAACCAAATGTGTCGGAGCTTCCAGGACAGAATCCGCGTGAGACAAAACAAACAACGGCTGCTGGTGGTCTTCCGAATGACCAGAACAACACCGAAGCTATGGGTACCAAACAAGAAACAAGCGCTCGTGTGGACAACGGAGCTTCTGTTGCTGGAGCCGTCGGTAATAGTGCTCCGCAGAACGCTGCAGCACTAAACGGTTACCAAAATTTACCGAGAAGCTCCAGCGCAAATCAGAGTCAGCTTCAGCAGGGGGCATCCGGTGCCTTCAAAGGTCCTGCCGCGACGCGCAATGGCATGCAGATGGAAGCATCTAGGTCCTTCTGTGGACCTAACCAAGTGCAGCTAGCACGATTCCAACATCCTGGGTCATTTCAGCACCCAATGCCCCAGCACAACAACCTCCAGGGCTTGGGGTTGCAAAACAATCACCGGGGCCTGGGCGTGAGCCCACAGTATCAGCAGCATGCTTTAAATCAGCTGATTCAAGAAGTTAAGAACGCTAAAAGGCACACACTGCCACAGCAACCACCTCTAGATATCCCTAACATAAGCAGTGGTATCACATCAGGAGGTGCTAACACCAACAGTGCTGGTACAGGAGATCAGGGACAGCGCATGGCCGTAAATGGTGCTGCCACCATCTATACCGGGCCTACTAGTGTGATCAATAACAGCACAGCCAGAAGTAACAATTTCAAGTCGGTAAGCAGCAATCTGGCTGttgctgctgctcctgctggaGGCAATGCCGCGACTTTGAAGGCCAAGCCCTTCCATGAATTTGATGACCTGGAGCATCTCATCGCTAATGAATTGGTGGGGAGCGGGCTGCTCAACGGTAACGAGTTGGCGTGGAACAGTTGA